The Pongo abelii isolate AG06213 chromosome 23, NHGRI_mPonAbe1-v2.0_pri, whole genome shotgun sequence genome includes a window with the following:
- the DERL3 gene encoding derlin-3 isoform X9 codes for MRRFNGVAGTSGRVPAGAGGDAGLHRSLRPHHRRGAAGAPQPLSTLLQPAPCVPEVPGLEARHQLPLLRAPGIQLLLQHALRLLGLLGSLFFLGQALMAMLVYVWSRRSPRVRVNFFGLLTFQAPFLPWALMGFSLLLGNSILVDLLGIAVGHIYYFLEDVFPNQPGGKRLLLTPGFLKLLLDAPAEDPNYLPLPEEQPGPHLPPPQQ; via the exons ATGAGAAGGTTCAATGGCGTGGCAGGGACTAGCGGCCGAGTTCCTGCAGGTGCCGGCGGTGACGCGGGCTTACACCGCAGCCTGCGTCCTCACCACCGCCGCGGTG CAGCTGGAGCTCCTCAGCCCCTTTCAACTCTACTTCAACCCGCACCTTGTGTTCCGGAAGTTCCAG GTCTGGAGGCTCGTCACCAACTTCCTCTTCTTCGGGCCCCTGGGATTCAGCTTCTTCTTCAACATGCTCTTCGT CTGCTGGGACTCCTGGGCAGCCTGTtcttcctgggccaggccctcaTGGCCATGCTGGTGTACGTGTGGAGCCGTCGCAGCCCTCGGGTGAGGGTCAACTTCTTCGGCCTGCTCACTTTCCAGGCACCGTTCCTGCCTTGGGCGCTCATGGGCTTCTCGCTGCTGCTGGGCAACTCCATCCTCGTGGACCTGCTGG GGATTGCCGTGGGCCACATCTACTACTTCCTGGAGGACGTCTTCCCCAACCAGCCTGGAGGCAAGAGGCTCCTGCTGACCCCTGGCTTCCT AAAGCTGCTCCTGGATGCCCCTGCAGAAGACCCCAATTACCTGCCCCTCCCTGAGGAACAGCCAGGACCCCATCTGCCACCCCCGCAGCAGTGA
- the DERL3 gene encoding derlin-3 isoform X2 — translation MRRFNGVAGTSGRVPAGAGGDAGLHRSLRPHHRRGAGAPQPLSTLLQPAPCVPEVPGLEARHQLPLLRAPGIQLLLQHALRVPLLPHAGRGLLPRPHGRLRLHVSLRGRPYDPAGTPGQPVLPGPGPHGHAGVRVEPSQPSGEGQLLRPAHFPGTVPALGAHGLLAAAGQLHPRGPAGDCRGPHLLLPGGRLPQPAWRQEAPADPWLPVSVESPPSLSPPSEGSPPMGTCVGLCSTRAPPHRKLLLDAPAEDPNYLPLPEEQPGPHLPPPQQ, via the exons ATGAGAAGGTTCAATGGCGTGGCAGGGACTAGCGGCCGAGTTCCTGCAGGTGCCGGCGGTGACGCGGGCTTACACCGCAGCCTGCGTCCTCACCACCGCCGCGGTG CTGGAGCTCCTCAGCCCCTTTCAACTCTACTTCAACCCGCACCTTGTGTTCCGGAAGTTCCAG GTCTGGAGGCTCGTCACCAACTTCCTCTTCTTCGGGCCCCTGGGATTCAGCTTCTTCTTCAACATGCTCTTCGT GTTCCGCTACTGCCGCATGCTGGAAGAGGGCTCCTTCCGCGGCCGCACGGCCGACTTCGTCTTCATGTTTCTCTTCGGGGGCGTCCTTATGACC CTGCTGGGACTCCTGGGCAGCCTGTtcttcctgggccaggccctcaTGGCCATGCTGGTGTACGTGTGGAGCCGTCGCAGCCCTCGGGTGAGGGTCAACTTCTTCGGCCTGCTCACTTTCCAGGCACCGTTCCTGCCTTGGGCGCTCATGGGCTTCTCGCTGCTGCTGGGCAACTCCATCCTCGTGGACCTGCTGG GGATTGCCGTGGGCCACATCTACTACTTCCTGGAGGACGTCTTCCCCAACCAGCCTGGAGGCAAGAGGCTCCTGCTGACCCCTGGCTTCCTGTGAGTGTTGAgagtcctccctccctctccccgcccTCAGAAGGATCCCCACCGATGGGGACCTGTGTTGGTCTGTGCTCAACACGGGCCCCTCCCCACAGAAAGCTGCTCCTGGATGCCCCTGCAGAAGACCCCAATTACCTGCCCCTCCCTGAGGAACAGCCAGGACCCCATCTGCCACCCCCGCAGCAGTGA
- the DERL3 gene encoding derlin-3 isoform X1 yields MRRFNGVAGTSGRVPAGAGGDAGLHRSLRPHHRRGGKRPGGPDVALVTASGGRGEGRHGYGVAPGQLLTGPWFHSSWSSSAPFNSTSTRTLCSGSSRSGGSSPTSSSSGPWDSASSSTCSSSAGTPGQPVLPGPGPHGHAGVRVEPSQPSGEGQLLRPAHFPGTVPALGAHGLLAAAGQLHPRGPAGDCRGPHLLLPGGRLPQPAWRQEAPADPWLPVSVESPPSLSPPSEGSPPMGTCVGLCSTRAPPHRKLLLDAPAEDPNYLPLPEEQPGPHLPPPQQ; encoded by the exons ATGAGAAGGTTCAATGGCGTGGCAGGGACTAGCGGCCGAGTTCCTGCAGGTGCCGGCGGTGACGCGGGCTTACACCGCAGCCTGCGTCCTCACCACCGCCGCGGTGGTAAGCGGCCGGGCGGACCGGACGTCGCCTTGGTTACAGCCTCTGGCGGGAGGGGTGAGGGTCGCCATGGTTACGGCGTGGCTCCCGGGCAGCTCTTGACTGGCCCCTGGTTCCACAGCAGCTGGAGCTCCTCAGCCCCTTTCAACTCTACTTCAACCCGCACCTTGTGTTCCGGAAGTTCCAG GTCTGGAGGCTCGTCACCAACTTCCTCTTCTTCGGGCCCCTGGGATTCAGCTTCTTCTTCAACATGCTCTTCGT CTGCTGGGACTCCTGGGCAGCCTGTtcttcctgggccaggccctcaTGGCCATGCTGGTGTACGTGTGGAGCCGTCGCAGCCCTCGGGTGAGGGTCAACTTCTTCGGCCTGCTCACTTTCCAGGCACCGTTCCTGCCTTGGGCGCTCATGGGCTTCTCGCTGCTGCTGGGCAACTCCATCCTCGTGGACCTGCTGG GGATTGCCGTGGGCCACATCTACTACTTCCTGGAGGACGTCTTCCCCAACCAGCCTGGAGGCAAGAGGCTCCTGCTGACCCCTGGCTTCCTGTGAGTGTTGAgagtcctccctccctctccccgcccTCAGAAGGATCCCCACCGATGGGGACCTGTGTTGGTCTGTGCTCAACACGGGCCCCTCCCCACAGAAAGCTGCTCCTGGATGCCCCTGCAGAAGACCCCAATTACCTGCCCCTCCCTGAGGAACAGCCAGGACCCCATCTGCCACCCCCGCAGCAGTGA
- the DERL3 gene encoding derlin-3 isoform X7 has product MRRFNGVAGTSGRVPAGAGGDAGLHRSLRPHHRRGGKRPGGPDVALVTASGGRGEGRHGYGVAPGQLLTGPWFHSSWSSSAPFNSTSTRTLCSGSSRSGGSSPTSSSSGPWDSASSSTCSSSAGTPGQPVLPGPGPHGHAGVRVEPSQPSGEGQLLRPAHFPGTVPALGAHGLLAAAGQLHPRGPAGDCRGPHLLLPGGRLPQPAWRQEAPADPWLPGTSEQQGPSWQ; this is encoded by the exons ATGAGAAGGTTCAATGGCGTGGCAGGGACTAGCGGCCGAGTTCCTGCAGGTGCCGGCGGTGACGCGGGCTTACACCGCAGCCTGCGTCCTCACCACCGCCGCGGTGGTAAGCGGCCGGGCGGACCGGACGTCGCCTTGGTTACAGCCTCTGGCGGGAGGGGTGAGGGTCGCCATGGTTACGGCGTGGCTCCCGGGCAGCTCTTGACTGGCCCCTGGTTCCACAGCAGCTGGAGCTCCTCAGCCCCTTTCAACTCTACTTCAACCCGCACCTTGTGTTCCGGAAGTTCCAG GTCTGGAGGCTCGTCACCAACTTCCTCTTCTTCGGGCCCCTGGGATTCAGCTTCTTCTTCAACATGCTCTTCGT CTGCTGGGACTCCTGGGCAGCCTGTtcttcctgggccaggccctcaTGGCCATGCTGGTGTACGTGTGGAGCCGTCGCAGCCCTCGGGTGAGGGTCAACTTCTTCGGCCTGCTCACTTTCCAGGCACCGTTCCTGCCTTGGGCGCTCATGGGCTTCTCGCTGCTGCTGGGCAACTCCATCCTCGTGGACCTGCTGG GGATTGCCGTGGGCCACATCTACTACTTCCTGGAGGACGTCTTCCCCAACCAGCCTGGAGGCAAGAGGCTCCTGCTGACCCCTGGCTTCCT GGGACTTCAGAGCAGCAAGGCCCCAGCTGGCAGTAG
- the DERL3 gene encoding derlin-3 isoform X8 — protein sequence MRRFNGVAGTSGRVPAGAGGDAGLHRSLRPHHRRGAAGAPQPLSTLLQPAPCVPEVPGLEARHQLPLLRAPGIQLLLQHALRLLGLLGSLFFLGQALMAMLVYVWSRRSPRVRVNFFGLLTFQAPFLPWALMGFSLLLGNSILVDLLGIAVGHIYYFLEDVFPNQPGGKRLLLTPGFLGLQSSKAPAGSSRTIWTQQSQGGPGTAGELTAPS from the exons ATGAGAAGGTTCAATGGCGTGGCAGGGACTAGCGGCCGAGTTCCTGCAGGTGCCGGCGGTGACGCGGGCTTACACCGCAGCCTGCGTCCTCACCACCGCCGCGGTG CAGCTGGAGCTCCTCAGCCCCTTTCAACTCTACTTCAACCCGCACCTTGTGTTCCGGAAGTTCCAG GTCTGGAGGCTCGTCACCAACTTCCTCTTCTTCGGGCCCCTGGGATTCAGCTTCTTCTTCAACATGCTCTTCGT CTGCTGGGACTCCTGGGCAGCCTGTtcttcctgggccaggccctcaTGGCCATGCTGGTGTACGTGTGGAGCCGTCGCAGCCCTCGGGTGAGGGTCAACTTCTTCGGCCTGCTCACTTTCCAGGCACCGTTCCTGCCTTGGGCGCTCATGGGCTTCTCGCTGCTGCTGGGCAACTCCATCCTCGTGGACCTGCTGG GGATTGCCGTGGGCCACATCTACTACTTCCTGGAGGACGTCTTCCCCAACCAGCCTGGAGGCAAGAGGCTCCTGCTGACCCCTGGCTTCCT GGGACTTCAGAGCAGCAAGGCCCCAGCTGGCAGTAGCCGGACCATCTGGACACAGCAGAGCCAGGGTGGCCCAGGGACAGCAGGAGAGCTCACGGCACCTTCCTGA
- the DERL3 gene encoding derlin-3 isoform X5 has protein sequence MAWQGLAAEFLQVPAVTRAYTAACVLTTAAVQLELLSPFQLYFNPHLVFRKFQVWRLVTNFLFFGPLGFSFFFNMLFVFRYCRMLEEGSFRGRTADFVFMFLFGGVLMTLLGLLGSLFFLGQALMAMLVYVWSRRSPRVRVNFFGLLTFQAPFLPWALMGFSLLLGNSILVDLLGIAVGHIYYFLEDVFPNQPGGKRLLLTPGFLKLLLDAPAEDPNYLPLPEEQPGPHLPPPQQ, from the exons ATGGCGTGGCAGGGACTAGCGGCCGAGTTCCTGCAGGTGCCGGCGGTGACGCGGGCTTACACCGCAGCCTGCGTCCTCACCACCGCCGCGGTG CAGCTGGAGCTCCTCAGCCCCTTTCAACTCTACTTCAACCCGCACCTTGTGTTCCGGAAGTTCCAG GTCTGGAGGCTCGTCACCAACTTCCTCTTCTTCGGGCCCCTGGGATTCAGCTTCTTCTTCAACATGCTCTTCGT GTTCCGCTACTGCCGCATGCTGGAAGAGGGCTCCTTCCGCGGCCGCACGGCCGACTTCGTCTTCATGTTTCTCTTCGGGGGCGTCCTTATGACC CTGCTGGGACTCCTGGGCAGCCTGTtcttcctgggccaggccctcaTGGCCATGCTGGTGTACGTGTGGAGCCGTCGCAGCCCTCGGGTGAGGGTCAACTTCTTCGGCCTGCTCACTTTCCAGGCACCGTTCCTGCCTTGGGCGCTCATGGGCTTCTCGCTGCTGCTGGGCAACTCCATCCTCGTGGACCTGCTGG GGATTGCCGTGGGCCACATCTACTACTTCCTGGAGGACGTCTTCCCCAACCAGCCTGGAGGCAAGAGGCTCCTGCTGACCCCTGGCTTCCT AAAGCTGCTCCTGGATGCCCCTGCAGAAGACCCCAATTACCTGCCCCTCCCTGAGGAACAGCCAGGACCCCATCTGCCACCCCCGCAGCAGTGA
- the DERL3 gene encoding derlin-3 isoform X4 translates to MAWQGLAAEFLQVPAVTRAYTAACVLTTAAVLELLSPFQLYFNPHLVFRKFQVWRLVTNFLFFGPLGFSFFFNMLFVFRYCRMLEEGSFRGRTADFVFMFLFGGVLMTLLGLLGSLFFLGQALMAMLVYVWSRRSPRVRVNFFGLLTFQAPFLPWALMGFSLLLGNSILVDLLGIAVGHIYYFLEDVFPNQPGGKRLLLTPGFLGLQSSKAPAGSSRTIWTQQSQGGPGTAGELTAPS, encoded by the exons ATGGCGTGGCAGGGACTAGCGGCCGAGTTCCTGCAGGTGCCGGCGGTGACGCGGGCTTACACCGCAGCCTGCGTCCTCACCACCGCCGCGGTG CTGGAGCTCCTCAGCCCCTTTCAACTCTACTTCAACCCGCACCTTGTGTTCCGGAAGTTCCAG GTCTGGAGGCTCGTCACCAACTTCCTCTTCTTCGGGCCCCTGGGATTCAGCTTCTTCTTCAACATGCTCTTCGT GTTCCGCTACTGCCGCATGCTGGAAGAGGGCTCCTTCCGCGGCCGCACGGCCGACTTCGTCTTCATGTTTCTCTTCGGGGGCGTCCTTATGACC CTGCTGGGACTCCTGGGCAGCCTGTtcttcctgggccaggccctcaTGGCCATGCTGGTGTACGTGTGGAGCCGTCGCAGCCCTCGGGTGAGGGTCAACTTCTTCGGCCTGCTCACTTTCCAGGCACCGTTCCTGCCTTGGGCGCTCATGGGCTTCTCGCTGCTGCTGGGCAACTCCATCCTCGTGGACCTGCTGG GGATTGCCGTGGGCCACATCTACTACTTCCTGGAGGACGTCTTCCCCAACCAGCCTGGAGGCAAGAGGCTCCTGCTGACCCCTGGCTTCCT GGGACTTCAGAGCAGCAAGGCCCCAGCTGGCAGTAGCCGGACCATCTGGACACAGCAGAGCCAGGGTGGCCCAGGGACAGCAGGAGAGCTCACGGCACCTTCCTGA
- the DERL3 gene encoding derlin-3 isoform X3, with protein MAWQGLAAEFLQVPAVTRAYTAACVLTTAAVQLELLSPFQLYFNPHLVFRKFQVWRLVTNFLFFGPLGFSFFFNMLFVFRYCRMLEEGSFRGRTADFVFMFLFGGVLMTLLGLLGSLFFLGQALMAMLVYVWSRRSPRVRVNFFGLLTFQAPFLPWALMGFSLLLGNSILVDLLGIAVGHIYYFLEDVFPNQPGGKRLLLTPGFLGLQSSKAPAGSSRTIWTQQSQGGPGTAGELTAPS; from the exons ATGGCGTGGCAGGGACTAGCGGCCGAGTTCCTGCAGGTGCCGGCGGTGACGCGGGCTTACACCGCAGCCTGCGTCCTCACCACCGCCGCGGTG CAGCTGGAGCTCCTCAGCCCCTTTCAACTCTACTTCAACCCGCACCTTGTGTTCCGGAAGTTCCAG GTCTGGAGGCTCGTCACCAACTTCCTCTTCTTCGGGCCCCTGGGATTCAGCTTCTTCTTCAACATGCTCTTCGT GTTCCGCTACTGCCGCATGCTGGAAGAGGGCTCCTTCCGCGGCCGCACGGCCGACTTCGTCTTCATGTTTCTCTTCGGGGGCGTCCTTATGACC CTGCTGGGACTCCTGGGCAGCCTGTtcttcctgggccaggccctcaTGGCCATGCTGGTGTACGTGTGGAGCCGTCGCAGCCCTCGGGTGAGGGTCAACTTCTTCGGCCTGCTCACTTTCCAGGCACCGTTCCTGCCTTGGGCGCTCATGGGCTTCTCGCTGCTGCTGGGCAACTCCATCCTCGTGGACCTGCTGG GGATTGCCGTGGGCCACATCTACTACTTCCTGGAGGACGTCTTCCCCAACCAGCCTGGAGGCAAGAGGCTCCTGCTGACCCCTGGCTTCCT GGGACTTCAGAGCAGCAAGGCCCCAGCTGGCAGTAGCCGGACCATCTGGACACAGCAGAGCCAGGGTGGCCCAGGGACAGCAGGAGAGCTCACGGCACCTTCCTGA
- the DERL3 gene encoding derlin-3 isoform X6 yields MAWQGLAAEFLQVPAVTRAYTAACVLTTAAVLELLSPFQLYFNPHLVFRKFQVWRLVTNFLFFGPLGFSFFFNMLFVFRYCRMLEEGSFRGRTADFVFMFLFGGVLMTLLGLLGSLFFLGQALMAMLVYVWSRRSPRVRVNFFGLLTFQAPFLPWALMGFSLLLGNSILVDLLGIAVGHIYYFLEDVFPNQPGGKRLLLTPGFLKLLLDAPAEDPNYLPLPEEQPGPHLPPPQQ; encoded by the exons ATGGCGTGGCAGGGACTAGCGGCCGAGTTCCTGCAGGTGCCGGCGGTGACGCGGGCTTACACCGCAGCCTGCGTCCTCACCACCGCCGCGGTG CTGGAGCTCCTCAGCCCCTTTCAACTCTACTTCAACCCGCACCTTGTGTTCCGGAAGTTCCAG GTCTGGAGGCTCGTCACCAACTTCCTCTTCTTCGGGCCCCTGGGATTCAGCTTCTTCTTCAACATGCTCTTCGT GTTCCGCTACTGCCGCATGCTGGAAGAGGGCTCCTTCCGCGGCCGCACGGCCGACTTCGTCTTCATGTTTCTCTTCGGGGGCGTCCTTATGACC CTGCTGGGACTCCTGGGCAGCCTGTtcttcctgggccaggccctcaTGGCCATGCTGGTGTACGTGTGGAGCCGTCGCAGCCCTCGGGTGAGGGTCAACTTCTTCGGCCTGCTCACTTTCCAGGCACCGTTCCTGCCTTGGGCGCTCATGGGCTTCTCGCTGCTGCTGGGCAACTCCATCCTCGTGGACCTGCTGG GGATTGCCGTGGGCCACATCTACTACTTCCTGGAGGACGTCTTCCCCAACCAGCCTGGAGGCAAGAGGCTCCTGCTGACCCCTGGCTTCCT AAAGCTGCTCCTGGATGCCCCTGCAGAAGACCCCAATTACCTGCCCCTCCCTGAGGAACAGCCAGGACCCCATCTGCCACCCCCGCAGCAGTGA